Within Lolium rigidum isolate FL_2022 chromosome 5, APGP_CSIRO_Lrig_0.1, whole genome shotgun sequence, the genomic segment CTCCGGCGCAGTGGAACCTTAGTGGCTATCTCCCAGGTGGTGTTGTGGTCGATAGTGGCCCGAAGCTTTGTTTAGAAATCGGCCAAAAAGGAGCGGGAAGAAGATCTGAACTTgatttctttttcaatttttttagggTCTCCGGTGCAAAAGTTGAGGGTCAAGTTATATTTTCCTTTATTATgacgatttttttttgtaaattgtaCTCCAGACCATGGTATAAATGGAACAACAAGGTCCTTCCTGCTTTTTtctttaaaattaaaaaaaaaatgagGTGCAAGGCATTCAGCCGGGGGACCCCAACGCAATGCCCAGTGCGTTCTCAAGATGGCAAAGAGCCAAAGTTGTATTAGCCGCTGCATCGCCGCTGTTTAGCAGGAAGCAGGAAGCTGCCTTTTGTTTTTGACACATCAAAGCCAGCAAAATCCTCACAGGCCCACCCGGAGAAAAGTCACATGACACTATCAACGATCATAATTTAATCCCATTGTCGCCAGTTGTTCGGACACCGTCATCAACTCCGCTGTCTTGAGCGCGTCCAAACTCTTCCAGGCTTCCAGCTCCCACACAGCAGACGCATACGTATAAATAAGCATCTCACACTCCACAGATGTTAGCAACACAGAACACTCTCACTCAAGCTCAGGCATCTCATAGCTAGCTAGCTCACTCCACTCTCCAAGCTCAACTAGGAAGCATCACTAAGCACTCTGCCAGTATCCATGGACATGGGCCTTGAGGTCTCCACCTCTTCCACCACCTCTTCATCGTCGGCCTCGGCCACGTCCGACCACAGCAGGGTGATGGCGCCAGCGAAGCGCCCTGCGGGGCGCACCAAGTTCCGGGAGACGCGGCACCCGGTGTACCGCGGCGTGCGGCGCCGGGGCAACGCCGgccggtgggtgtgcgaggtgcgCGTCCCCGGCAAGCGCGGTGCACGGCTCTGGCTTGGCACCTACGCCACCGCCGAGGCCGCCGCGCGGGCCAACGACGCCGCCATGCTGGCGCTCGGAGGAAGCTCCGCCTCGTGCCTCAACTTCGCCGACTCCGCCTGGCTTCTCGCCGTGCCGTCCGCGGTCGCCGACCTCGCCGACGTCCGACGCGCCGCGGTCGAGGCCGTCGAGGATTTCCAGCGCCGGGAGGCCGCCAGCGTCCCTCCCGCCGCCGAGGAGCCCACTTCTAGCGATTCCTCGGCACCGTCGTCGCCTGACAATGCCGGTTCGTCGGAAACGTCTGCCCATGGAGAGCCCGATGGCAGCGATATGTTCAGGCTTGACTTATTCCCGGAAATAGACTTGGGCTCGTACTACATGAGCCTGGCGGAGGCCCTGCTCATGGACCCGCCGCCGATGGCCACCGCCAACGGCTCGTCCTGGGACAACGGAGACTGCGGCGACGGTGCAGCCGACTTCTCGCTCTGGACCTACTAGCTAGTGCCGGATTCCCGAGCTTATTTTACTCTTGACTCTGCTTTTTTCTTGGCAAAGTTCTTTTGCGAGCAGACTCTGTAACTAATAAGTTTAAGCTGATTCAGATCCAGAACTGAAGTATGAAACACATTTGGTTCCTCAAAATTGGTCTACCACTGAGTCAGATTAATCTCTTCCTGAAACGTGCATGTGATTTCAAACAATAAAAGCAACATGAAAAGTTCAAATCAAAGGCCTGAAAAGGCTTCCAGAAACAGGAAGTGTTCTTTCATGTACCATGACCTTAATAGGAAAATCAGAATCAGAGAGCGAGGTAACTTTCACGGATCAGTTGATGCCGAGGTGATCCAAAGtgcgcaaccagaaatccagaagATGTGGTCTGATGCCTTCCGTCCGTCTAGGACTTGTGGTCTAGAGTCGATCTGGTCACGGGCACAAGAGCTCTGAATCTTCGTTGTGTTTTTTCGTCAAGATCTTTTGCAGCCGGGCGAGCTGTCCCGTCACCTCACTCTTTTTCAGTGGGTGGTACTGACTACTGAGGTGTAGAGGCAGCCGCACACTCTCTCACGCGCTCCGCGCTGCAGTACGTCGCGCTCCATGGCTCCTTCCGAAATCTTGTGCCGAAGAGGGCGAGCGAGATGCGTTGTGTCTCCTTGGCTTGGCTAGCTATTTCCATGTGTAGTGCTAGTGGCGAGTACTCACTGACTGGTGCGTGTGCAGATTTTGATTCCTAAATCTTCCCGAAGCACGTTAATTTGTAACGAATCTCTTTGCCTA encodes:
- the LOC124654274 gene encoding dehydration-responsive element-binding protein 1H-like, translating into MDMGLEVSTSSTTSSSSASATSDHSRVMAPAKRPAGRTKFRETRHPVYRGVRRRGNAGRWVCEVRVPGKRGARLWLGTYATAEAAARANDAAMLALGGSSASCLNFADSAWLLAVPSAVADLADVRRAAVEAVEDFQRREAASVPPAAEEPTSSDSSAPSSPDNAGSSETSAHGEPDGSDMFRLDLFPEIDLGSYYMSLAEALLMDPPPMATANGSSWDNGDCGDGAADFSLWTY